In Candidatus Neomarinimicrobiota bacterium, a single window of DNA contains:
- a CDS encoding VanZ family protein, which produces MKRATLWAFLYAVLIIGLSSIPGKSFPDVKWLTHGKLIHMGEYFIFGILVSHAAGYRVMVLGQLFLFTLLIAAAFGALDETYQILIPGRDNSLADWVADVVGVVLGSLLYIGWKYYRDQAPTS; this is translated from the coding sequence ATGAAGCGGGCTACGCTATGGGCGTTCCTGTACGCCGTGCTGATTATCGGACTATCTTCCATTCCCGGGAAGAGCTTCCCCGATGTGAAATGGCTGACCCACGGCAAACTGATCCACATGGGTGAATACTTCATTTTCGGCATCTTAGTCAGCCACGCTGCGGGTTATCGGGTGATGGTACTGGGGCAGCTTTTTTTATTTACCCTGCTCATAGCAGCTGCTTTTGGTGCCCTAGATGAGACCTACCAGATACTGATCCCCGGTCGGGACAACAGCTTAGCCGATTGGGTGGCCGATGTGGTGGGGGTAGTGCTCGGCAGCTTGCTGTACATTGGGTGGAAATATTACCGTGATCAGGCGCCTACTAGTTAA
- a CDS encoding AAA family ATPase: protein MIRRLLVKNLAVISELEVSFSPGLNMITGATGAGKSILIDAIGLLVGGRAAGDIIRTGEEAAVVEGELVSGEDTWIIRRVVRAGGASRIFLNDEPIKLSDLETITASQIDLHGQHEHQSLLRVATHIDFLDAYAGLMPEREVLAHTYYRLMEVNA from the coding sequence GTGATCAGGCGCCTACTAGTTAAGAACCTGGCTGTTATCAGTGAGCTGGAAGTTTCTTTCAGTCCGGGCCTGAACATGATCACCGGGGCGACCGGTGCTGGCAAATCGATCCTGATTGATGCTATTGGCCTGTTGGTAGGAGGTCGGGCCGCCGGAGATATCATCCGTACCGGTGAAGAGGCAGCGGTGGTGGAGGGTGAATTAGTCAGCGGTGAAGATACCTGGATTATTCGCCGGGTGGTCCGCGCGGGCGGTGCCTCCCGGATTTTCCTGAATGACGAGCCAATCAAGCTCAGCGACCTGGAAACCATTACCGCTTCCCAGATTGATCTTCACGGTCAGCACGAACACCAATCTCTGCTGCGGGTGGCCACCCATATCGATTTTCTGGACGCCTACGCCGGTCTGATGCCAGAGCGCGAAGTACTGGCTCACACGTACTACCGTCTCATGGAGGTGAATGC